A single region of the Raphanus sativus cultivar WK10039 chromosome 1, ASM80110v3, whole genome shotgun sequence genome encodes:
- the LOC108832821 gene encoding uncharacterized protein LOC108832821: MADNLRRAIQDLTLGLEDEPVALSIDVCTEARRATQIVEKKKFQFIFPSEELLQSVLSRGPRAVHDRMVIMNRWNPAQGDAQLNHIPFWVQIRGIPLEFLTEGMIRNIGDRISEVLLVDFKTEVAVDVEYERLRGFCEDCGMLTHDTGECLTDIEDHQVESDHDEDHQVGGDPMAEADQGNIANQENLGMDVVEHQVDHEPFVDPTLGDHQGSHMALLGMVCYRAPMDVVREDHGMQVDQQRMGRKRKFSNCFSEEEEVGEAVMTKDKGIVASGEGDDHVILEMEERWSSEFSFGQYGSFLLNAQDGDWSNELGANRAKAIHSVGMSESIEAQLMGSILVKKTRGESVMVDKHQVGKMKVSTEFNGLRKLQEDYEDGQEDTIDRGAVGPMVLVPPRGLGGGLAVLWKNYVSVSVISSDVRLVDLYVEYKAFKFYLSCVYGNPIPKYRNHLWERIQRLAVSRVGPWMLCGDCNEITNPNEKKGGHVRSVTSSRDFNTMIQICDMKDLKFKGNQFSWVGRRKTEVIECCLDRVLVSTEFLNQFPMSETEYLEIAESDHRPMIINIEYQQKIRKGWFCYDKRLYDHESFVDTVTEAWSSTNQIDEWMKKLDHCREVVIGWKRRNVSNAAERIKEIRSRIDQAICDRTISTDYINHLRCDLNKAYADEEEYWRLKSRNRWLNLGDRSTRFYHGVTKMKKSQNKIKHMQDKHGTLHSENEMIGKIAEEYFVEMFSSSETSSVSDFLPSIKKKITDEMNNMLLRPITDLEVHDALFLIGSDRAPGPDGFTASFYQQFWNVIGPDVCCMTNKLMYCGLQVDIKDFMPSYARVLRRNHFGSSGCFRTKPTNF, translated from the exons ATGGCTGATAACTTGAGAAGGGCGATTCAAGATCTCACTTTGGGACTTGAAGATGAACCAGTGGCTCTTTCCATTGACGTTTGTACCGAAGCAAGGCGTGCTACCCA AATTGTTGAGAAGAAGAAGTTCCAGTTCATCTTCCCTTCTGAGGAGTTGTTGCAATCGGTGTTGAGTCGTGGCCCAAGGGCTGTTCATGATCGTATGGTGATCATGAATCGGTGGAATCCGGCGCAAGGAGATGCTCAACTGAACCACATTCCATTTTGGGTTCAGATTAGGGGTATTCCGTTGGAGTTTCTTACGGAGGGTATGATAAGGAACATTGGAGACAGAATCAGCGAGGTTCTGTTGGTGGATTTCAAGACTGAAGTTGCTGTTGATGTGGA ATACGAGAGACTGCGGGGGTTCTGTGAGGATTGTGGTATGTTGACTCATGACACTGGTGAGTGTCTGACGGATATTGAAGATCACCAGGTTGAGAGTGATCATGATGAGGATCATCAGGTTGGAGGTGATCCTATGGCGGAAGCAGATCAAGGTAACATTGCTAATCAGGAAAATCTGGGTATGGACGTGGTTGAACATCAGGTTGACCATGAGCCTTTTGTGGATCCTACATTGGGTGATCATCAAGGATCACATATGGCGTTACTGGGGATGGTGTGTTATCGTGCTCCTATGGATGTGGTGCGGGAGGATCATGGAATGCAAGTTGATCAACAAAGAATGGGCCGGAAGCGTAAGTTTAGCAACTGTTTctctgaggaagaagaagtgggGGAGGCAGTAATGACTAAGGATAAAGGGATAGTGGCTTCTGGTGAGGGTGATGATCATGTCATCCTGGAGATGGAAGAACGGTGGAGCTCTGAGTTCAGTTTTGGTCAGTATGGATCTTTTCTGTTGAATGCTCAAGACGGTGATTGGTCAAATGAGTTGGGAGCGAATCGGGCTAAGGCGATTCATTCGGTTGGGATGTCTGAATCTATTGAAGCTCAGTTGATGGGTAGCATTTTGGTGAAGAAAACTCGAGGTGAAAGCGTAATGGTGGATAAACATCAGGTGGGCAAGATGAAGGTCTCTACAGAGTTTAATGGTCTGAGGAAGCTGCAGGAGGATTACGAGGATGGGCAGGAGGACACAATTGACAGAGGCGCGGTGGGCCCG ATGGTTTTAGTTCCTCCACGGGGGTTAGGTGGTGGATTAGCTGTGCTTTGGAAAAACTATGTTTCAGTTTCTGTTATTTCAAGTGATGTACGTCTTGTTGATCTCTATGTGGAATATAAagcttttaagttttatttgtcTTGTGTTTATGGAAATCCTATTCCTAAATATAGAAATCATCTTTGGGAAAGAATACAGAGACTTGCCGTATCAAGAGTTGGTCCTTGGATGTTATGTGGGGATTGTAATGAGATTACTAATCCTAATGAGAAAAAGGGAGGACATGTAAGGTCTGTAACAAGTTCTAGAGATTTTAATACAATGATCCAAATATGTGATATGAAGGATCTTAAGTTTAAAGGAAATCAGTTTAGTTGGGTGGGTAGAAGAAAGACAGAAGTGATAGAGTGTTGTCTGGATCGGGTACTAGTCAGCACGGAATTTTTGAATCAGTTTCCGATGTCAGAAACAGAGTATTTGGAGATAGCAGAATCAGATCACCGTCCTATGATAATCAATATAGAATATCAGCAGAAGATTAGGAAAGGTTGGTTCTGTTATGATAAGAGGCTTTATGACCATGAAAGTTTTGTGGATACAGTTACAGAAGCCTGGTCTAGTACTAATCAAATAGATGAATGGATGAAGAAATTAGATCATTGTCGTGAAGTGGTAATAGGATGGAAGCGAAGAAATGTATCAAATGCAGCAGAGAGAATCAAGGAGATAAGGAGCCGTATTGATCAAGCAATATGTGATAGAACTATATCAACAGATTACATCAATCATCTACGCTGTGATCTGAACAAAGCTTATGCTGATGAAGAGGAATATTGGAGACTGAAGAGTAGAAATAGATGGTTGAACTTAGGTGATCGCAGTACAAGGTTTTACCATGGAGTTACAAAGATGAAGAAAAGTcagaataaaattaaacatatgcAAGATAAGCATGGAACTTTACATTCTGAGAATGAGATGATTGGTAAAATTGCAGAGGAGTATTTTGTCGAGATGTTTTCTTCTTCAGAAACAAGTTCAGTATCAGATTTTTTGCCTAGTATTAAAAAGAAGATTACAGATGAGATGAATAATATGTTGCTTCGGCCTATTACTGATTTGGAGGTTCATGATGCTCTGTTTTTGATTGGATCAGATCGTGCCCCTGGGCCAGATGGATTTACAGCTTCATTTTATCAACAGTTTTGGAATGTTATTGGACCTGATGTCTGCTGCATG ACCAATAAGCTTATGTACTGTGGCTTACAAGTTGATATCAAAGATTTTATGCCTTCGTATGCAAGGGTGCTTAGAAGGAATCATTTCGGAAGCTCAGGCTGCTTTCGTACCAAACCGACAAATTTCTGA